The genomic window ATTTAAGGAAGTTTATTTCAAGCCGACAAGAAAGTGCTTTAAAAACCGCCACAAGTCATATACGCAAACCGTTGTATGCAAGTGTGCCCCATTTTTGTAGCCAAGGACTATGCATATTGCGAAAGGAATGCCGATTATGAGAGCAAAGAAGGAGAAGCAAGTTATGAACCACATTTTCAGAGCATTAGTTTTTTTCTCTATCATCAGTATTTTATTTATTGAAAGTTGTAACAACGCAACACCAGGCAATTGGCAATGGGAAACTATCACAACGGTAGGAAAACCAACAGCACGCCATGAGGCAGGTCTTGTAGCTTACAATGACAAATTATATTTAATGGGTGGGAGAAGAATTAATCCTACTTCGGTATTTGATCCTGCCACAAATACATGGACAGAGAAATCGGCTACGCCTATTGAGTTACATCACTTTCAACCAGTAGTTTTTAACGATGCAATTTATTTGATTGGTGCCATGACCGGAGGATGGCCAAACGAAACGCCTGTTGATAGGGTTGTTATTTATTATCCCGAACGTGATGAATATGTATATGGTGACACTATTCCTGAGCATCGAAGAAGAGGTGGAGCTGGCGCAGTGGTTTATAATAATAAAGTCTATTTAATTGGTGGTATTACAAATGGCCATATGAATGGTTATAAACCTTGGTTTGATGAATATAATCCCGAAACTGGCGAATGGAAAACATTGGCTGATGCGCCGAATGCACGTGATCATTTTCAAGCTGTAGTTGTCGACAATAAGCTTTATGCATTTGCCGGCCGAACCACTTCAAAAATAACAGATCAAGATATGGCTTTAACTGTTAGTCACGGTAATGTATACAACTTCAAAACTCAAAAATGGGAAGCAGTAACCAATAATTTAGCCATTCCAACCATGAGAGCCGGAAATTTTGCTTTTGGCTGGAACAATTCAATTATAATTGGCGGGGGCGAAACCGCCGAACAAGAGGATGCCCATAATGAAGTAGAAGCCTATAACGCCAAAACAAAACTATGGAGTAAATGGCCTTCTCTAAATCAAGGCAGGCATGGTACCGGGTTTGCCGTTATTGGAAACTATGTATACACTGCATCAGGCTGTGGAAGACATGGTGGTGAACCTGAACTAACAACGGTTGAAAGATTGGAATTACCCAAAGGAGATGTAGCGCCCCTATCTAAAATATTAGATACCACAAAAGTATTTATGCAATGGCATACCATCACACTTTCTTTCAAAGGTCCCGAAACATCTGAAGCGGCTCAAGAAAATCCATTTTTAAACTATCGATTAAGTGTTGAATTTAAAAACAAAGATACTAAGCAAAGCATTCGTGGTTTTTATGCAGCTGATGGAGATGCAGCCGAAACCAGTGCTAAAAAAGGAAACATTTGGCAAGTGAGATTTACTCCTGACAAAACAGGGAAATGGTCATACTCGGCAAAACTAAGCAAAGGGGATCGTATTGCCCTAAACGATGATCTAAATATGGGAGAAACAGTTTCTGTCTCGAATGCTAAAGGCAACTTTATAGTTATTAAATCAGATAAAGACGGTGATGATTTTCGGGCTCACGGCCGAATAGAAGCCTCTCATGAATATTTTAAATTTAGGGGCACCGATAATTATTGGCTTAAAGCCGGAACAAATAGTCCGGAAAACCTATTGGCTTACATTGATATTGATGGTACATATCGCACCAAAGCTGAGGCCAGAGAAGGAGAAGCTGCTGCGCCAGAAAATATACATGCTTACGAGCCCCATTTAAATGATTGGAAAACGGGTGATCCTACCTGGAAAAACGGAAAAGGAAAATCATTGATCGGGGCTATCAATTATTTAGCGTCAAAAGGAATGAACTCAGCCTACTTTTTGACTTTAAATATTTTAGGCGATGGAAAAGATGCATGGCCTTATGTGAGTCCTGATGATTTTACCCGATTTGATGTGAGCAAATTAGATCAATGGGAAATTATATTTGAATATATGCAATCAAAAGGCATTTTATTGCATGTGGTGTTACAGGAAACAGAAAATGAAACCATGCTCGATAATGGAGATACCGGACCTTTTCGCCAATTATACCTTCGGGAACTTGTTGCAAGGTTTGGACATCATTTGGGGTTGGTGTGGAATCTGGGTGAAGAGAATGGGCCGGTACCCTGGGCGAAAGATATGCCATCTCAGAATGATAAACAACGAAAGACAATGGCAAAATTTATTAAAGAACACGACCCGTATAATCATCCGGTCGTATTACATACCTTACCGAGTGAGGGTATACGAAAGGACATTTTAACAAATTTGCTTGGTTTTGAGTATCTGGATGGTATTTCTCTCCAACATGCAGAACGGGAAACAGCACCAGAGATAGTCTCTAACTGGAGGTTAAAATCTGATAGTGCTGGTCACCCCTGGCTGATTACTATGGATGAAATTGGGATGTGGTACGATGGTGCCATGACGGATGCTGAAGATCCTAATCATTCTACACTTAGACGGTACGCCCTTTGGGGCACCTTGTTATCGGGAGGAGCTGGTGTTGAATGGTATTTTGGAGCAAAGCATCCACATAATGATTTAACTTCGGAAGATTGGCGACAAAGAAACCGTCTTTGGGAAATTACAAACTATGCTAAAGAATTTTTTGATACATACCTGCCCTATTGGGAAATGCAACCCGAACATGGTTTGGTTAACTCAAAAGAAGCGTATTGCTTGCGCAAGAAGGATGAGATTTATGCTATTTATTTGCCAAATTCTAAATCCTATACGCTCGATTTAAGCATTTCCAAAAACAGCTTTAGCGTACACTGGTTTAACCCATTAACCGGAAGTGAATTGCAAATCGGCTCAATAAAATCAATAAATGGCGGCGGAATTCGTTCATTGGGAAATCCACCAGAATTTGAGAATAATTTACCTGATCAGGATTGGGTGGTATTGATAAAACGGTTATAATTGATAGTAAAAAAAATCGAAATAAGGAACGAAAAATGAAAAATTATAAAAACATATTATCATTTCAAATCAAACACATTCTATTAAGTATCTGCGTTATTGCACTATTCTCTTGTCAGCAATCAACAAAAAATACGGCGGTTCCTGCCGTTCAAAAAATTGATCCAACCGTAGATACTTCAATTTGGTGGGAAAAAAATAACCTTCGACTGATACAAACAAACTTGCCTGCACCCGAAGGAGCTTTGAATCCTGATTCTTTGGTTAAGGATTTAATCAAGTTTTCGGCAAATACCTTGCTTATAAATGCAGGCGGGATAATGGCTTTTTATCCTACAAAACTTTTTTTTCATTATAAAAACCCGCATGTTAAAGGCGATATGCTGGGCCGGGTAATTTCTTTATGTCATGAAAATGGAATAAGAGTTATTGTTCGTTTTGACTTTAGTCGTGCACATAAGAGTTTTTTAAAAGACCATCCCGATTGGTTCTATATATCACCTAAAGGTGAAAGAGTCGATAATTACGACATGTTGGTAACCTCTGTGAATGGTGAATACATGCAAAAACATGCATTTGCAATTATTCAGGAAGTACTTGATAATTATCCGATTGATGGTATTTTTATTAATATGTTTGGTTACAAAACATGGGATTATTATCATGGGGTATATCATGGTATTGATCAAAACCCGAACGATAAAAGACGGTTTAAAGAGTATTCCGGTGGAATGGAACTACCAACAGTTGAAGATCCGAATGATCCCGTATTTCAAAAGTATGATGAATTCAGAAAGCATACAACCAACGAATTACTAAAAAGGGTACATGATTTATTAAAGTCGAAAAGACCCAATATTGCTTTATGCACTTATAATGACGATTATGTTGACATAATGCGACATGAAGCCCAGGGTGAACTTCACCATCTGCCTTATTTCGCGTACATAGCCTCTGAAAATGTTAATACAGTTGAATCAACCTTTGATGATAAAATATCAAGCAGTTCAAGTATACAACAAATAACATTTGGTTCAAGATATCATGCTGTACCGCCCGTAAGAATTCGAAATCGATTATATCAGAATTTGGCTCATGGTTCTGGACTTGATATTAGTTTGATGGGTGACCTTCGTGATTACGAAGATGAAAGAGGTTTTGATGTAATTAAAAAGGTTTATTCTTATGCCGCCAGGAACGAAAAGTATTACGGTGACTATAAAAGTATGGCAGAAATTGCCATTATAAAAGAGGCTTACTGGCCAGGCGGGCCTGTTATGGAAGAAATGCGTGGAATTGAGCAAAACCTCAAAGAGGAACATATTCAATTCGATCTTATTCTTAAAAAACACTTTGCTGTTAGCTACAAAAAACTTAAAAACTATAAAATAATTATACTTGGACATCTCAGGAATTTCAATAAAAAGGAAATAGAGGCGCTTACCAGGCTCACGAATGATGGTGTAAATGTTATTGCTACTAATCAGGCATTGATGGATACACCTGGCGCATTAAAAGAATTATTTGGTACAAAAGTTAAGGAATCTTCTTTTGATGCATTTAAATATTATCTGCAATTAAAAGATCAGGCTGTTATTAAAAGGCAGGATAAATTGCATCAGTGTTTTCTTAAATGTAATTTTATGAAATGTAAATTCTCGGATGAAAGTGAACTTTACCTGCCTTTGCTTGATAAAGGAAGAGAAGGTCCGCCCGAAAGAATTGGAGGACATGTGCCCACCGGGTGGTTTGGTATTAGTATTTATCAGAAGAACAAATCAAAAATGGTTTATATACCATGGGAAATTGGAAGAATGTATCACACCTATGGTTTTTTTGCACATAAAGATATCTTGTTGGATGTGATAGACTATATTAATCCTGAAATCACACAGGATTTTAATACCAATGCTCCTCCACAAGTTGAAATAACATTTAATAAATTCAGGTATAATTCCGATACAACAGATTCTTATAATAAATACATCATTAATTTGATCAACTTGTCGGGGTTCAATGGCCGCAGCTATTTTGAGCCTTTAGAAATAGATAATATCAACTTTGAATTTAAAGTGGATATAAAACCTGAAAAAGTATATGGTTTAAAGTCGGACAACACAATAAAATTTGAGGGTGACACAATCATTAAATTTACATTAGATCATCTTCAGGATTTTGACGCAATAGTAATTGAATAATGGATGAGGACATGCAAAATATATTAAAGTTATTGTGCGCATTCATATTGTTAATATTCTTTTCATGTGGTAATAGTAAAACAATTCACGTCAGTTTTAACCAGGG from candidate division KSB1 bacterium includes these protein-coding regions:
- a CDS encoding DUF5060 domain-containing protein; the encoded protein is MRAKKEKQVMNHIFRALVFFSIISILFIESCNNATPGNWQWETITTVGKPTARHEAGLVAYNDKLYLMGGRRINPTSVFDPATNTWTEKSATPIELHHFQPVVFNDAIYLIGAMTGGWPNETPVDRVVIYYPERDEYVYGDTIPEHRRRGGAGAVVYNNKVYLIGGITNGHMNGYKPWFDEYNPETGEWKTLADAPNARDHFQAVVVDNKLYAFAGRTTSKITDQDMALTVSHGNVYNFKTQKWEAVTNNLAIPTMRAGNFAFGWNNSIIIGGGETAEQEDAHNEVEAYNAKTKLWSKWPSLNQGRHGTGFAVIGNYVYTASGCGRHGGEPELTTVERLELPKGDVAPLSKILDTTKVFMQWHTITLSFKGPETSEAAQENPFLNYRLSVEFKNKDTKQSIRGFYAADGDAAETSAKKGNIWQVRFTPDKTGKWSYSAKLSKGDRIALNDDLNMGETVSVSNAKGNFIVIKSDKDGDDFRAHGRIEASHEYFKFRGTDNYWLKAGTNSPENLLAYIDIDGTYRTKAEAREGEAAAPENIHAYEPHLNDWKTGDPTWKNGKGKSLIGAINYLASKGMNSAYFLTLNILGDGKDAWPYVSPDDFTRFDVSKLDQWEIIFEYMQSKGILLHVVLQETENETMLDNGDTGPFRQLYLRELVARFGHHLGLVWNLGEENGPVPWAKDMPSQNDKQRKTMAKFIKEHDPYNHPVVLHTLPSEGIRKDILTNLLGFEYLDGISLQHAERETAPEIVSNWRLKSDSAGHPWLITMDEIGMWYDGAMTDAEDPNHSTLRRYALWGTLLSGGAGVEWYFGAKHPHNDLTSEDWRQRNRLWEITNYAKEFFDTYLPYWEMQPEHGLVNSKEAYCLRKKDEIYAIYLPNSKSYTLDLSISKNSFSVHWFNPLTGSELQIGSIKSINGGGIRSLGNPPEFENNLPDQDWVVLIKRL
- a CDS encoding family 10 glycosylhydrolase; the encoded protein is MKNYKNILSFQIKHILLSICVIALFSCQQSTKNTAVPAVQKIDPTVDTSIWWEKNNLRLIQTNLPAPEGALNPDSLVKDLIKFSANTLLINAGGIMAFYPTKLFFHYKNPHVKGDMLGRVISLCHENGIRVIVRFDFSRAHKSFLKDHPDWFYISPKGERVDNYDMLVTSVNGEYMQKHAFAIIQEVLDNYPIDGIFINMFGYKTWDYYHGVYHGIDQNPNDKRRFKEYSGGMELPTVEDPNDPVFQKYDEFRKHTTNELLKRVHDLLKSKRPNIALCTYNDDYVDIMRHEAQGELHHLPYFAYIASENVNTVESTFDDKISSSSSIQQITFGSRYHAVPPVRIRNRLYQNLAHGSGLDISLMGDLRDYEDERGFDVIKKVYSYAARNEKYYGDYKSMAEIAIIKEAYWPGGPVMEEMRGIEQNLKEEHIQFDLILKKHFAVSYKKLKNYKIIILGHLRNFNKKEIEALTRLTNDGVNVIATNQALMDTPGALKELFGTKVKESSFDAFKYYLQLKDQAVIKRQDKLHQCFLKCNFMKCKFSDESELYLPLLDKGREGPPERIGGHVPTGWFGISIYQKNKSKMVYIPWEIGRMYHTYGFFAHKDILLDVIDYINPEITQDFNTNAPPQVEITFNKFRYNSDTTDSYNKYIINLINLSGFNGRSYFEPLEIDNINFEFKVDIKPEKVYGLKSDNTIKFEGDTIIKFTLDHLQDFDAIVIE